A genomic segment from Micropterus dolomieu isolate WLL.071019.BEF.003 ecotype Adirondacks linkage group LG03, ASM2129224v1, whole genome shotgun sequence encodes:
- the nacad gene encoding uncharacterized protein nacad: MPGENAHRSVPTDKHPDQAAEETGLPGPDMTRHPSTDSTPSDSGSSPSDSGSSPSPSTPQKLLPAYTSPFGPRIFHATPSSSGTPRPQPEGSDHRNNTPRLSGKLGGHGPCGRHVPVKMERIKVLTGSEVESDYQEPQTIDTRVVMGQETLIKTTEIQIGKSLVEPSGQAIPLPAIPSFSGLQSQGKEIQLEISKEESQAQSPQKQQAQQKDPVQPHTILPSPFHNPVLPSSSPEPITTDDRLMDNQEAGQILSQDEVPSLPLSELACPVALSFSEPSYTVDPLRVGVPSSLDPDLYYTAPSTPIKMASRSSHLKHHSYPGSPACPLSPGSPSDSEELCSPLTSPSGSYITAEGGSWASSYTSSTSPSTSPNLLLTEEAQEAPACFVSSLSEIGDEVAEEKGRVEIEIAQSSSGDFCLYRPEEFVMNSQIGITGTVILEEEEAPKGDEIKISRESCRPCWVTEDTSPLRSSSSRSSDSQEDGGESESSLCPLEEASAGKAEYSRPIQTGLKLQLEACISEEHYGQMDDHSELPSTALTPDSENMTMASSSLSPDSPVIPLDAFCPGAFGRLSPSSFLFSQAACADDIPEEERMIPASLISFPLHTSLIFKADSMEITLFPTEEENEIGEVNDRNEGKDVNAYAAGEEEADVEDDDDDEEDDDFDYDDDDDVDFNASGVADRNNDDENNEDSDNEDHDEAGGEAKVEVKVVEGEEKEEEEEQEKEEEKRDSKAVEDPTGEDSSASFLHSLSETSINEGLDEAFCFQDDTDDSLDSASYNGEEDERLYSTERHAQTLEPTPVDALGPTEIQPEPEQGSTIGTGQTEPLHTQLSNDKLADHPKATCLSEAISVHPKDNNIEPKHLDEPKPPEPQSDPEQESTFETGQTKPLHTQVSTDQLVDCHSEAICCQLESSSNLDESGSESEMMDISGSSNPLEQLKDSPHFNPSTTPIVIQAPPDPAAEFHIYPPSATPTQEMTDFNSSVLPEELTEENPQMKDVDLKQSNDYSGDEPTEEPERDSFKLLIKPRHYQPESHRTVGASRLVLSKSFSNKSEVPGGAEAMCSDTELDQKNGNPSAESMSVECKNTDSGPSLNMATATNDLNKGVLLLSCPKDPSPNPSNIPVSASPEVISELADNLALTPEHCPSDSAQENLRENTLTADEGVLGAVGSPHSPLAISPKRENSETDTSREMAPGAGAWCDDRIGLGFGLGLSSGAEFGVWGAGESLSLSLGKRYELEAESLLMCDTDGQSTQMAVVPNMGSEVCKNYDNVLGSVLDEEDNNSLCGKRDQMADEELVGEGASESNLAHWKSIEEISEAGGGEDGSSRFPEDDVSNLNPDNDGDNTDMQIQDTWKNSSKNNAFDSLEVAMCGSLNALSEEVRPQSVSVNVRESVSNIPLEEMPPQVSDTISNEDGETTDSSINQTSDTRQVASSKEGIRSMSVPLVETHGNKAVTNQHLSSTDKTKSRCHTSPECHTSTPESNKAFSLLHGSFGSFTPKCKSNESRPSRACKDKMENSGSLSEPEVVEPHTEGQRKVDVSPVTERLVNEPKTEDAFRGQQCVVCNSGEEDEEEKSEDKAKRGEEKDKKNKKGISTSPAPNGPEHFVCHTPKGELCTDKPLAAKNGRRGKQNKHRASQKGSHADSSPESVDDPKKPSVPLNAAADGWSKGVADNSKTKKGRKAKNKAPLSYCQKRTSETDNAESGSQIQGDDSRSSSHGYCNSATHKPDNLNVAAMNQELHQKQEVLDNRPLSDNQGGSTVDINDNNIDTGHSPPSQDTISYYLAPLSSSTSPVSSSSPLPCASTDPEDKLPTPVQESQPIVSAKSSHTMCPIAPSICSTSPTTQQDSQFLSNNNLQEVTAVLSTSTTSATSVSSPSFSTAMLLSLSQPTQESSSPGSGTLDSACVPDPTSGAQSYSQSQPNLNIQPHKQIEEGRTWSTQDRCRGPSFAEEETDSEDDGQLPQRGHRSQPRGVAGNRNGYMQKESGPSSQREIQPFSAHQIADRHSGCPINHSHKITEDIDLSFKNNCSILASCNESESEGSVPELEEPEPLRPSEPQSISSADEGLNRPKQSRSEKKARKAMSKLGLKPVHGVTRITIRKSKSILFVISRPDVFKSPASDIYIVFGEAKIEDLSQQAHKAAAEKFKVPVTSSPLAPPVPPSLTIKEESDEEEEEVDEGGLEQRDIELVMAQANVSRAKAVRALKHNKNDIVNAIMELTM; this comes from the exons ATGCCGGGGGAGAACGCTCACAGATCTGTCCCCACCGACAAACATCCAGATCAGGCAGCTGAGGAAACAGGGCTTCCTGGACCAG ACATGACCAGACACCCGTCTACTGACTCCACCCCTAGTGACAGCGGCTCCTCCCCTAGTGACAGTGGTTCTAGCCCTTCTCCTAGTACTCCTCAGAAGCTTCTCCCAGCATACACCTCTCCATTTGGACCACGAATATTTCATGCAACCCCTAGCTCCTCTGGTACCCCAAGACCTCAACCTGAAGGCTCTGACCATCGCAACAACACACCAAGATTGTCTGGAAAGTTAGGTGGTCATGGGCCATGTGGTCGCCATGTCCCTGTTAAAATGGAGAGAATCAAG GTCCTGACTGGTTCTGAGGTGGAGAGTGACTATCAAGAGCCACAGACCATTGACACAAGAGTGGTAATGGGTCAAGAGACACTGATCAAAACAACAGAGATCCAGATAGGGAAATCCCTGGTTGAGCCAAGTGGTCAGGCTATCCCTTTGCCAGCTATCCCAAGCTTTTCAGGTCTTCAGTCACAAGGAAAAGAGATACAGCTGGAAATCAGCAAAGAGGAAAGCCAAGCCcaaagccctcaaaaacagcagGCTCAGCAAAAAGACCCTGTGCAGCCCCATACCATACTCCCTTCCCCTTTTCACAACCCTGTTTTGCCATCCTCCTCCCCAGAGCCAATCACAACAGATGACCGTTTGATGGACAACCAGGAAGCGGGTCAGATCCTTTCTCAAGACGAAGTGCCTTCCCTTCCTTTATCTGAGCTGGCCTGTCCAGTTGCTTTGTCCTTCTCTGAGCCATCCTATACTGTTGACCCACTTCGAGTGGGTGTGCCCTCATCTCTTGACCCTGACCTGTACTATACTGCCCCTTCCACCCCAATCAAGATGGCTTCTCGTTCTTCGCACCTTAAACATCATTCATATCCTGGCTCTCCAGCGTGCCCACTCTCCCCTGGCTCTCCCTCAGACAGCGAGGAACTCTGTTCCCCTCTCACTTCTCCCTCTGGCTCTTATATCACAGCAGAGGGAGGGAGCTGGGCCTCCTCTTACACATCTTCCACCTCCCCCTCCACTTCTCCCAACCTGCTCCTCACAGAAGAAGCACAGGAGGCCCCTGCTTGCTTTGTGAGCTCCTTATCAGAGATTGGAGATGAAGTTGCAGAGGAAAAGGGACGAGTAGAAATAGAAATAGCCCAGAGCAGTTCAGGGGACTTCTGCCTGTACCGTCCTGAGGAATTTGTCATGAATTCACAGATAGGTATAACAGGGACAGTGATACTCGAGGAGGAAGAGGCTCCAAAAGGGGATGAAATCAAGATTTCCAGAGAAAGTTGTCGTCCTTGCTGGGTGACTGAGGATACATCCCCTCtaaggagcagcagcagccgtaGCAGTGACTCccaggaggatggaggagagTCTGAAAGCTCACTCTGCCCACTGGAAGAGGCCAGTGCTGGGAAAGCAGAATACTCTAGACCCATACAGACAGGCCTGAAACTGCAACTGGAGGCATGTATATCAGAGGAACATTATGGACAGATGGATGACCACTCAGAATTACCCTCCACTGCCTTGACTCCTGACTCAGAGAACATGACCATGGCCTCATCTAGCCTTAGCCCTGACTCACCTGTCATTCCCCTGGATGCCTTCTGTCCTGGAGCCTTTGGTAGGCTCAGCCCCAGTTCTTTCTTGTTCTCCCAGGCAGCCTGTGCTGATGATATACCAGAGGAGGAAAGGATGATCCCTGCCTCCCTCATCTCCTTTCCCCTCCACACGAGCCTTATCTTTAAGGCGGATTCAATGGAAATTACCCTCTTCcccacagaggaagagaatgAAATAGGAGAAGTTAATGACAGAAATGAAGGAAAGGATGTTAATGCATATgcagcaggagaggaggaggcggaTGTTGaagatgacgatgatgatgaagaggatgatgattttgattatgatgatgatgatgatgttgatttCAATGCTAGTGGAGTTGCTGACAGgaataatgatgatgaaaacaATGAAGACAGTGACAATGAGGACCATGATGAGGCAGGTGGGGAAGCTAAGGTAGAGGTGAAAGTGGtagaaggagaggaaaaggaggaagaagaagagcaggaaaaggaggaagagaagcgCGATAGCAAAGCAGTGGAGGATCCTACAGGTGAGGACAGCTCAGCATCCTTCCTTCATTCACTTTCAGAGACATCAATCAATGAGGGGTTGGACGAAGCCTTCTGTTTCCAAGATGATACAGATGACTCATTAGATTCTGCCTCCTATAATGGAGAAGAAGACGAACGTCTGTACAGCACTGAGAGGCATGCACAAACATTAGAACCCACACCAGTGGATGCACTTGGTCCAACTGAAATCCAACCAGAACCTGAACAGGGGTCTACCATTGGAACAGGTCAAACTGAACCTTTGCACACACAACTGAGCAATGACAAACTAGCGGATCACCCAAAAGCCACCTGTCTTTCTGAAGCCATTTCTGTACACCCCAAAGACAACAATATAGAACCCAAACATTTGGATGAACCTAAACCCCCTGAACCTCAGTCAGACCCTGAACAGGAATCTACCTTTGAAACAGGTCAGACAAAACCTTTGCACACGCAAGTGAGCACAGACCAACTAGTGGATTGCCATTCAGAAGCAATTTGTTGTCAGCTGGAGTCCTCCAGCAACCTGGATGAGAGTGGGAGTGAGAGTGAGATGATGGATATCTCTGGTTCTTCCAACCCCCTTGAGCAGCTTAAAGACAGCCCTCATTTTAACCCTTCCACCACTCCTATTGTCATTCAGGCTCCACCTGACCCTGCTGCTGAGTTCCACATCTATCCTCCTTCTGCCACTCCCACACAGGAGATGACAGACTTTAACAGTTCGGTTCTTCCAGAAGAATTGACGGAGGAAAATCCCCAGATGAAAGATGTTGATTTGAAACAGAGCAATGATTATTCAGGGGACGAACCCACAGAGGAACCAGAAAGAGACTCTTTCAAATTGCTCATCAAGCCTCGTCATTATCAGCCAGAAAGCCACAGGACTGTAGGAGCAAGTAGACTTGTATTATCAAAGTCTTTCTCCAATAAATCTGAGGTGCCTGGAGGAGCAGAGGCGATGTGTAGTGACACTGAGCTTGACCAGAAGAATGGGAATCCCTCAGCTGAGTCTATGAGTGTGGAGTGTAAAAACACTGATTCTGGACCCTCTCTGAATATGGCCACTGCCACCAATGACTTGAATAAAGgtgttcttcttctctcctgccCTAAAGACCCTAGTCCCAACCCCAGCAATATCCCTGTTTCTGCCTCTCCAGAAGTCATCTCAGAACTTGCTGACAATCTGGCCCTGACCCCTGAACACTGCCCCAGTGATTCTGCCCAGGAGAACCTGAGGGAAAACACCCTCACTGCTGATGAGGGGGTGCTGGGAGCTGTTGGATCCCCACACTCTCCCCTTGCTATCTCACCCAAAAGGGAAAACTCAGAAACAGACACGAGCAGGGAGATGGCTCCTGGAGCTGGAGCATGGTGTGATGACAGGATTGGGCTAGGTTTTGGTCTAGGATTATCATCAGGCGCTGAGTTTGGTGTCTGGGGAGCAGGGgagtctctctccctgtctctgggGAAGAGGTACGAGTTAGAGGCGGAGAGTTTGCTTATGTGTGACACAGATGGCCAGAGTACACAGATGGCTGTGGTTCCCAACATGGGCAGTGAAGTGTGCAAAAATTATGACAATGTTCTGGGTTCTGTTCTGGATGAGGAAGATAACAACAGTCTATGTGGTAAGAGGGACCAGATGGCGGATGAAGAATTGGTAGGAGAAGGAGCTTCTGAGTCCAACTTGGCCCATTGGAAGTCCATTGAAGAGATCTCAGAAGCAGGGGGAGGGGAGGATGGAAGCTCCAGATTCCCAGAAGATGATGTCAGTAATCTAAATCCAGATAATGATGGAGATAACACAGACATGCAAATACAAGACACCTGGAAGAATTCTAGCAAAAACAATGCCTTTGACTCCTTGGAAGTAGCTATGTGTGGAAGTCTGAATGCGCTATCAGAGGAAGTGAGACCCCAGAGTGTGAGTGTCAATGTCAGAGAGTCTGTGTCCAATATTCCACTTGAGGAGATGCCACCTCAGGTTTCTGACACAATTTCTAATGAAGACGGAGAAACAACAGACAGTTCCATAAACCAGACATCAGACACAAGACAGGTAGCGTCCTCAAAAGAAGGTATCAGAAGTATGTCAGTACCATTAGTTGAAACTCACGGGAACAAAGCTGTAACAAACCAACATCTCAGTTCAACCGATAAAACCAAGTCAAGATGTCATACTAGTCCAGAGTGTCACACAAGCACTCCGGAGAGTAATAAAGCATTTTCTTTGCTACATGGATCATTTGGCTCCTTTACTCCTAAATGTAAATCTAATGAATCAAGACCAAGTAGAGCTTGTAAAGACAAGATGGAAAATTCTGGTTCTCTGTCAGAACCAGAGGTGGTGGAGCCTCACACTGAAGGCCAAAGAAAAGTTGATGTCAGTCCTGTGACTGAAAGACTTGTTAATGAACCAAAGACTGAAGATGCCTTTAGAGGACAGCAGTGTGTTGTTTGTAACTCAGGggaagaagatgaggaagaaAAATCAGAAGACAAAGCTAAAAGAGGCGAAGAGAAAGATAAGAAGAACAAAAAAGGAATATCAACCTCTCCTGCACCGAATGGTCCAGAGCACTTTGTGTGTCACACCCCTAAAGGGGAACTTTGCACAGATAAACCACTTGCTGCTAAGAATGGGAGGAGAGGGAAGCAGAACAAACACAGAGCATCTCAGAAAGGCAGTCATGCTGATTCGAGCCCTGAATCAGTTGATGATCCAAAGAAACCTTCTGTTCCATTAAATGCTGCTGCAGATGGATGGTCAAAGGGGGTCGCAGACAATTCTAAAACTAAAAAAGgcagaaaagcaaaaaacaaagctCCATTGTCGTACTGTCAAAAGAGGACATCTGAGACAGACAATGCAGAATCTGGTTCACAGATACAGGGGGATGACAGTCGCAGTTCTAGCCATGGATACTGCAACTCTGCCACACATAAACCAGACAACCTCAATGTGGCGGCAATGAACCAAGAATTACatcagaaacaggaagtgcttGATAACAGACCACTATCTGATAATCAGGGAGGAAGCACAGTGGACATTAATGACAACAACATAGATACTGGCCACAGCCCACCTTCCCAGGATACCATATCATATTATCTGGCTCCACTTTCTTCCTCAACATCTCccgtttcctcctcctcccctctacCTTGTGCCTCCACAGATCCAGAGGATAAACTTCCCACACCTGTGCAGGAATCCCAACCTATTGTCTCAGCCAAGTCTTCACACACCATGTGCCCCATCGCCCCTTCAATTTGCTCTACCTCTCCCACAACACAACAAGATTCCCAATTTCTTTCTAACAACAACCTCCAAGAGGTCACTGCTGTCCTTTCTACATCAACCACATCTGCCACAAGTGTCTCTTCACCCTCATTCTCCACTGCCATGCTGTTAAGCCTGTCCCAGCCCACCCAAGAGTCGTCTTCACCTGGGTCTGGGACTCTGGATTCAGCATGTGTTCCAGACCCTACTTCCGGTGCCCAGTCCTATTCACAGTCTCAGCCTAATCTCAACATCCAGCCTCACAAACAAATCGAGGAAGGTCGCACATGGAGCACACAAGACAGGTGCAGAG GTCCCAGTTTTGCtgaggaagagacagacagtgaggaTGATGGTCAACTGCCTCAGCGTGGTCACAGATCCCAGCCCAGAGGAGTTGCAGGAAACAGAAATGGATATATGCAGAAAGAGTCTGGTCCATCCAGTCAACGGGAAATACAGCCTTTCTCTGCCCACCAAATAGCCGACAGACACTCAGGCTGTCCAATCAACCACAGCCACAAGATTACTGAAGACATCGACCTATCCTTCAAAAACAATT GTTCCATTTTGGCTTCCTGTAATGAGTCTGAGAGTGAGGGGTCAGTGCCTGAGCTAGAGGAGCCAGAGCCATTGAGACCATCAGAGCCCCAG TCTATCTCCTCTGCAGATGAAGGGCTAaacagaccaaaacagagcCGCAGTGAGAAGAAGGCCCGCAAG GCTATGTCTAAACTGGGTCTGAAGCCGGTCCACGGTGTGACCAGAATCACCATTCGGAAGTCCAAGAGTATCTTGTTTGTTATCAGCAGACCAGATGTGTTCAAAAGCCCCGCATCAGACATTTACATTGTATTTGGCGAAGCAAAG ATTGAGGATCTGTCTCAGCAGGCTCACAAAGCAGCCGCAGAGAAATTCAAGGTGCCTGTGACCTCGTCTCCCTTGGCCCCACCTGTCCCACCTAGCCTAACCATCAAGGAGGAGAgtgatgaggaggaagaagag GTGGATGAGGGAGGTCTTGAGCAGAGGGACATTGAGCTGGTGATGGCTCAGGCCAATGTGTCAAGAGCCAAGGCTGTCCGTGCACTGAAACACAACAAGAATGACATTGTGAACGCTATCATg GAGCTGACCATGTGA
- the glipr2l gene encoding GLI pathogenesis-related 2, like isoform X2: MGKSASKQFAEELLQCHNDFRRKHQAPPLKLSSKLSREAARYAESLASTRILKHSVESSRGSCGENLAWASYDQSGKDVADRWYDEVKQYNFSRPGFSSGTGHFTAMVWKSTKKLGVGKATASDGSSFVVARYFPAGNVTNQGHFENNVLPVKTST, translated from the exons ATGGGAAAGTCAG CCTCGAAGCAGTTTGCTGAGGAGCTGCTTCAGTGTCACAATGACTTCAGGAGGAAGCACCAGGCTCCTCCACTGAAGCTGAGCAGCAAGTTGAGCAGAGAGGCTGCCCG TTATGCTGAAAGTCTGGCCAGCACACGGATTCTGAAACACAGCGTGGAATCCAGTAGAGGGAGCTGTGGAGAAAACCTGGCATGGGCCTCCTATGACCAATCAG GAAAAGACGTCGCAGACCGCTGGTATGATGAAGTGAAACAATACAACTTCAGCCGTCCTGGATTCTCCTCTGGCACTG GCCATTTCACAGCAATGGTGTGGAAGAGCACTAAAAAGCTAGGTGTCGGTAAGGCCACTGCATCAGATGGTTCTTCCTTCGTGGTGGCCAGATACTTCCCAGCTGGGAATGTCACTAACCAGGGACACTTTGAGAACAACGTCCTTCCGGTTAAAACCTCCACCTAA
- the glipr2l gene encoding GLI pathogenesis-related 2, like isoform X1, whose amino-acid sequence MMWMTFSTPSSVIGLYSLSEVRQSSASKQFAEELLQCHNDFRRKHQAPPLKLSSKLSREAARYAESLASTRILKHSVESSRGSCGENLAWASYDQSGKDVADRWYDEVKQYNFSRPGFSSGTGHFTAMVWKSTKKLGVGKATASDGSSFVVARYFPAGNVTNQGHFENNVLPVKTST is encoded by the exons ATGATGTGGATGACGTTTTCTACACCATCATCTGTCATCGGGTTGTACTCACTGTCTGAGGTCAGGCAGTCTTCAG CCTCGAAGCAGTTTGCTGAGGAGCTGCTTCAGTGTCACAATGACTTCAGGAGGAAGCACCAGGCTCCTCCACTGAAGCTGAGCAGCAAGTTGAGCAGAGAGGCTGCCCG TTATGCTGAAAGTCTGGCCAGCACACGGATTCTGAAACACAGCGTGGAATCCAGTAGAGGGAGCTGTGGAGAAAACCTGGCATGGGCCTCCTATGACCAATCAG GAAAAGACGTCGCAGACCGCTGGTATGATGAAGTGAAACAATACAACTTCAGCCGTCCTGGATTCTCCTCTGGCACTG GCCATTTCACAGCAATGGTGTGGAAGAGCACTAAAAAGCTAGGTGTCGGTAAGGCCACTGCATCAGATGGTTCTTCCTTCGTGGTGGCCAGATACTTCCCAGCTGGGAATGTCACTAACCAGGGACACTTTGAGAACAACGTCCTTCCGGTTAAAACCTCCACCTAA